The DNA sequence CCCCCCCCCCCCCCCCCCCCCCCCCCCCCCCCCCCCCCCCCCCCCCCCCCCCCAACTTTATTCCACTACCCCATATCTTCCGTCAGCACCATCTGACGCGCGGCGGCGGTTTCATCCAGACGGCGCACGGGCAGGTTGGTGGGCAGTTCCTGAAGAGACTGCGGATCAGCCTTGCCCGTGCGAATGATCTCCTTCAGGGCTTCGACGTAACCGTCCAGAGTTTCCTTGCTTTCCGTTTCCGTGGGTTCGGCCATGAGGCACTCGTGCACGATGAGCGGGAAGTAGATGGTGGGCGCATGAATGCCACGTTGCAGCAAGGCCTTGGCGATATCCAGAGCGCGCAGGCCCTGCGGTGCGGAGGCCACGAATTCGTGCGCGCAGAAACGATCCTTGAAGGGAATCTCCAGCACGTCCTCAAGCTTTTTCTTGAGGTAGTTGGCGTTGAGCACTGCGTATTCAGAGGCGCGGGTGAGTCCTTCGCCGCCGAGGCGCAGCATGTAGGCCAGGGCTTTGATGACCACGCCAAAGCTGCCGTAGAAGGGGCCGATGGGGCCGATGGTCTGCGGCAGGTTGTAATCGAGGAAGAAGCGCCCGTCAGGGTGCTTTGCCACGCGCGGGGCGGGCATAAAGGGCAGAAGCTTGTCGCTCACGCCCACGGGGCCAGCGCCGGGGCCGCCGCCGCCGTGCGGGGTGGCCAGGGTTTTGTGCACGTTGAGGTGCACCACGTCAAAGCCCACGTCGCCCATGCGCATCTTGCCCATGATGGCGTTCATGTTTGCGCCGTCATAGTACAGCAGGGCATCGACCTTGCGCAGTTCGGCGACGATGCGGGGCAAGTGCACTTCCATGAGGCCGAGGGTGTTGGGGCAGGTCATCATGAGGCCTGCCACATCTTCGCCGTGTTCGGCAATGGCAGCCACAATGGCTTCGGGATCCACCATGCCGTCGCGCGATTCAATGTTGATGGTGTCAAATCCGGCAAGGGCGGCGGAGGCAGGGTTGGTGCCGTGGGCCGCATCGGGGATAAGCATTTTTTTGCGGTTGCGTCCCTTGGCCTTGTGGTAGGCGGCAATGAGCTTGACGCCGGTGAATTCGCCGTTGGCCCCGGCCATGGGCTGGAAGGTAAAGGCCTTCATGCCCGTGAGCTCGCAGAGCAGGTTTTCGGCTTCATACAGGCATTGCAGCGCGCCCTGGGCGCAGTCGGCGCCGCCCTCAAGCTGGGCCATCATGGGGTGCAGATGGGTAAAGCCCGGCAGTGCTGCCACGTATTCCATGAACTTGGGATTGTACTTCATGGTGCAGGAGCCAAGGGGGTAAAAATTGGCATCCACGCTGTAGTTGAGCTGTGAAAGCTGGGTGAAGTGGCGCACCACGTCCAGTTCCGAGCATTCGGGCAGACGGGGAGCTTTTTTGCGCAGCAGGTCTGCGGGCAACATGGCCTCAGCCTTGGGGGCAGAGCTGTTCAGGCAGTAGGCGGTGCGCCCGGAAACGGATTTGGCGAAAA is a window from the Desulfovibrio desulfuricans genome containing:
- the gcvPB gene encoding aminomethyl-transferring glycine dehydrogenase subunit GcvPB is translated as MKTIFAKSVSGRTAYCLNSSAPKAEAMLPADLLRKKAPRLPECSELDVVRHFTQLSQLNYSVDANFYPLGSCTMKYNPKFMEYVAALPGFTHLHPMMAQLEGGADCAQGALQCLYEAENLLCELTGMKAFTFQPMAGANGEFTGVKLIAAYHKAKGRNRKKMLIPDAAHGTNPASAALAGFDTINIESRDGMVDPEAIVAAIAEHGEDVAGLMMTCPNTLGLMEVHLPRIVAELRKVDALLYYDGANMNAIMGKMRMGDVGFDVVHLNVHKTLATPHGGGGPGAGPVGVSDKLLPFMPAPRVAKHPDGRFFLDYNLPQTIGPIGPFYGSFGVVIKALAYMLRLGGEGLTRASEYAVLNANYLKKKLEDVLEIPFKDRFCAHEFVASAPQGLRALDIAKALLQRGIHAPTIYFPLIVHECLMAEPTETESKETLDGYVEALKEIIRTGKADPQSLQELPTNLPVRRLDETAAARQMVLTEDMG